ttcttttttttcttgtgatacagtatattaataatgatattataacACTAAcagatacaatattatttattattgttagcAAAGGAAacatacaaaatttaaaacaaaatgtataggcTTATAAATGAAAGAACCCCACTAATACTAttttactaaatttaaaaaaatcagttctttaattattatagatttGTAAATGAATTCTTTGAGCTATACATCAACCAAATAAGGGTTTTAACATTTGACCCCTTCCCTCATTTTAATGCGATGAAAGGGAAGGGTGGTTCAACAAATGTCCCGCCCTTCCTACTGGATATTTTCGGCCAATAATTTTGTATAGGTCACcctaatataaaatatttatttgcatTTAGGAAGGGTTAGTATTATCCAAAAGTTTTACTTTCGCTTTGATTTAGCTGTTTgcacttattttatttgtttctcatttgagatccagccactgatatcctcggcattgttatttttttaaataactttccttttgatatttattaaatatatatataaattttgaATGCATAATTGTTTTTCAGGCGCATGAACTATACGTACAGACAAGGTGCGAAGTGTTTTTGTTGGTAAAGCAAGACAACACAAAGAATGGCCAGTACTATGCTTCTGGTGAACTCCTTAAGGAATTTGACAGAACTGGTGTACTGAAATCATGCAACTTTGAGCGCATTGTCGATGGCAGAGGGGTTGGTATCTCTGATAGACAAATACAATTTGGCTCCGAGAATGATGATTGCTGTGTCGAGGTTAAGGTATCGGAAAACAGTGTTTCAAACAGCAATCCGTCACCTACACCAATACCTACTGGATTGGTGGCACAGCCCTTGCCAGTCAATGTCAAAAACAAGGTTGGCCCAACTCCGATGCAGATACAGGTCGTTGATGAAAAAGGTAACATCGTACCAAGCAGTAACTTATTCCAGCTTCAACCGGTTGTCAACTCAACTACTACCCAAGGTGGGTCCATACAAGTTTTAAATAACTATGTAATGATGGCAAAGGGAACGACACCCTCTCCGCTTACATCTACGCCTATAAACAAGAAACAAGCTTCACCAAAAACCAAGTTGAAGATAATTCTTCCTGCTACTGCTGCTCCTCctcctccaccaccaccaccagtAGCAATTAGCCGCAGTCAGGTCAGTCCTGCTGAGTCCTTAGATAATTCTAACATTGAGCTACTTAAGAACATCAGAGGCGATGCCTGCACTGAAGCTTCCACAAGTCAGACAATATGTGAATGTGGTATTTGCAACAAGACGTTCCGTAATCCAGATGTCCTCCGTAAACACATGAATCGCTTCCACACAGAGTACGTCGGCGAAGGTGGCGCCAAAGACTTTCCTGGTAGAAACGATGAAGGACGATTTCCGTGCAATGTATGCGGGAAAACATACAAGTACCACCACCATATGAAGGAACATCGTCAGACCCATGCTACCATCAAACCGTTCATCTGTAAAGTCTGCGATAAACAGTTCCACCGTCACCGAGAGCTACGCATTCATCAGCTACGCCACACCAGTTTGCCGAAGTACAAGTGTGCTCAATGCAGCAAGGCTTATTACACACTGGCTAGTCTAAAGGAACACCAGCACACGCACACTGGCCACATGATCTGCTGCCACTTGTGTGGAAAGAGCTTTGGACAACGATCCAGCCTGGCTACACATCTTCATGTTAGCCACAATATTACATTCAAGCAGCAAACTGAGAAAGGATTACTGGTTCAGGACGGTGAAAACATCAATGAAGAAGGTGAGATCACGCCAGGTTCCATGCTTGAAAACATTGACTCCAGCATGAGCGAGTGCTTCTCACAACTTGACTCTGCCAAGAAAAGCGAAAGTGAAGAGGAGGTACTCCGAGATATGCAGAAAGAAAGTAATAACATCATCATCAAAGAGGAGCCGCTTGACGCGGAGTATGAAAAGGTCATGCTTTCGTGCTCGGTGATCGCAGACGAGAGCGGTGATGAGAATCAGGACGAAGCAGCAGGTCTAGTGGTGGAGAAGATTCAAAACTATGTGAAGGGAACGGAAGATGATATCCTTATGGAAGAGAGTGAGGGAGATGAAGATTGTGATGACGAAGAAGGGTCGATATTGTTGACTGCAGAATCTGATGGTGAAGAGGACGATGACAAAGCTTTAGAAGAAGGCGAGATCAGCATGAGTAAAGAATGCGACATCTGTGGCAAGAAGTTTGAACATGCTCAAGATATGCTGATGCATCGCTGCATACATTTTGAAACTACCATCACTCACAAATGCTCGTATTGCGAAGAGGTGTTCAACGAAGCCAGTCACCTACGTGTTCACCTAACCACTCACGTCGGCGCGTTTACACGACAGTGCCTCATATGCGGACGCGACTTCACACGCGCAGCTGATGTACGTCGCCATCTACGAGGAGCTTCTTGTCGACCAATCAAGAAGCCTAATTTGACCTCTGACATACCTATGGTCACttcataaataatatataatgattTTTACACTATTAAAGCaacttattataaataataaaattgtagaattttctttgttattgatcataaaataaaattgaagttTAATTTGGCTGAATTTGagtaaatttgatatttttctaAGAAAAGTATATAAACATATAACCTATTATGAAAATGcaagaaaataatgtattatatttcgTATGTAAATAATAGTTTAGTTTAGAGCACTAGTAGACACAAACATattcatgataattatgatgaaaaaatttaatttataaaatgaacTGTTAGTCTTGGAGAAGTgagttttttaaatgttttgttgtaTAGAATGCTATCATTTTAACTTCTATAATGCACATCATCTAATAGcactaatactaattttatTGTAGTTTAACAATATATTAAGAGTGAATACTAACTCATTACAGTAATAAAATTGGTATAGAATTTAGTGAAACATGATGTACTGTCAATATGTGTTGTTTGCTagctccgtctggaacccagactaataTAGAGATAGTAACTGCAGTTAGTTGCCGGATTTGTTTTCAGTTTCCTACTCGTAACAGCTACTGGTTGGTTCTCCCTAAAGTAGACCTAACtttaccaatcacaatcgaAAATGTCGTTTGTGATGTTTAAAGCTTGATTTCCATTAGTAAGACGCCAGCGAGTGGACCAATAAAAAGCGACAGTTCtgataatccatcgcttatgattggtcgaATTGCTTTCGCTGCGCTTACATATTATgcaattaaatgtttatttatgtgACAGTTTATCGAAGGCATCAATATGCtaaaatgcttttaaaaaagTTTATCCTTACCCTATGTATCATACCATGATATATAGTAGGTACTGAAGATAATGTCTATAGATTATGAAgaacatttaataaataaatgtaggcctaaagttgATCGAAATTCGGTTATAggataaaaatcattttttaaaaatgaatccgCCTCTTGCAGAAAGTCAATTTTAATGATGTATTGTGGTTTGGAAATTACCATTAAAATGTTCAATCTAAATGTGTAGATTACCTAATCACTGGAAATGTCACACTTTAcgattttatttggttttaaacACAAAATCTAAATTGAATGCCCATTTCATTTCATACGGTTGCCTTAACGCTCAACGCTTTTGGAAGAAGTCATTGTCGCTCATGcatttaaatagaaattgtcAGTCATTAGGCCTATTACTCAACAGTTGCAGCTTACATCGTGTGCACTTGACTGAAAAGGTAAGTTTGAAACTATGCTAAAATGAATTTGTAAACTTAGTTAATGATAGTGACAAATGACTTTTGTAAGAAAGTAAcatctaaattattaaaaattatcgtggtatgatctacaatttaacattttatgcTTTATGATTGAAAATAATAGTACCTGCTACGGAATGGCCTATAAATCATATTGTCAACAAGTTAAACTAGGTAAAGTAATCCTCATGATATCGGGAGAGTATGAATCTGATAAATGAAACTACTAGGCCTACCGCTCTGGGGCGGGTAGGCCTATACTTGatagagggggggggggggggagtatACCGTTTTTAACGGATAATCAATTTAAATAGACTCCATTACACCACGGACTATAATATAGGTTCATTAGTACATGTACCAGTTCACTCTTCTCTGACGGTTCCAACCAGTAATGTTTCCATTCAGGGCGCCGACGTACGTCACATGtgctatttttaaattaaccAATTTTTGCAACAATGCAAATGGAAATTACATttcttataaataatataaaaataatttgttcatACATGTCATTGCACAATTAATATTCTCTTATACCTTTGATTGAACTACAGACCTATCTGAACTTTGAATCTTTAGCTTTATTTAGTTTTATGCTGAATTCTAAACTAAAGGACGAAAGGAAACTAAACCTATTTAGCATTTAGACATGCCTATACATTTTGCATCATATAAACATACCATGGCAATACAATATACGTTTTGGTTGATATGGGAGTGAATTCCTTAATTATGCTCAGCTCCAGCATGTCTAGAAGACAGTGATGCTGCACTATGTctgaaaatgtttacaaaataataaatgaataatgacaataataataatactcatTGAACAAATTTGGTGACAATTAACAAACAGATTGCATTGCGGACACCCTGATaatgacatttaattaattatcgTCTATGTTAATTTCAGCTATAAACCATCATGAGCGAGAGTTTGTACACAACAGAAAGCGAATATATATATGAAACTGTAGGTCCAGGTTTATCAAGCTTAACAGATGAAGATTCTCTAGAAGGTAGAGCAAACCTACAGCCAGAATCCACTTTCACTTCACTATCGTCgataaatgaatatgaaaatTGGCATTGGGAACAACGTACAAAGGAAGGAGCTGAAGAGGAACCTAAAAAAGAACCAGTAGTATTTTCTCAGGGAGATGTAATGCAACCAACATTAAATCCTTTCCTTAGTAGTGTAGGAGTTCCGGTTTACGCTACCGACACTAATATTTTCCCAAGCTATAAAACACAAACAGCCGGAGATCTTAAAGAAGAAGCATGTTTCTTTGAAGTTGAAAAACGTGTTGATGAGGAAAAAGCAGCAGTGACAAAATTTAATAGAAACGTTTACGAAAACATGACTACCGGTAAAGTGTCCGCTTTATTTCTTCTATGTCATAAAGAACGTTCTGTGTGACGTTTGTGACTGAAAATTAGGCATTTAGATAAAAATGTCTACGAATGTGTATTTTTGCAAAACTCGGAGAATATTACATTTACTAAAATGATTTTTCTTATTTCAGTTACTGATGTTTTTGAAAGTAATATTTTTCAATGCATTTCCAAAaccaattacattttttttactaataGGAGCTGCGGAAAATTTAAAGAGAAGTCTCGATGAAGATATGAAACAGATGAAGGGTTCTATTAAAAAGAAGATTGGTATGGCACTGGATGTTGATATTCCTGCAGGAAACAACTGGCAGGTCATCGCTGAAGAGTTGAATGTACCAAGAGAAGCTATACGTCTATGGGATAGTAAGAATGATGCTGTTCCTATGTTTAGTCCCACAGAACACATGTTTAAACATCTGACAGGTGCATCTGATAACATTCCGACAGTTCGAAACTTGCACAAAGTGTGCATAGAATACGAACGTTACGATGTCGTCAGAGTCATTAATGAATATTATGACCTCAATGATTAATATTccaatagtattttaaaatatcattatgAAAACAGTTTacttacaaaaataaaagatcAATTCTGCGTGATTTGTACTTTGGTTGGCATAATTTACTGAAttcataattctatttttttagGTTTCTGTCGTaagcaaaaatacaaaaaaaaaataaataaataaaagaaaaagattagcataaaaacataaatttctcCGCACCGTGATGTAAATGTAGCCCGTTTTTCTTAGAAGATAACAATAATACAAGCCCCGGGAGCTTTATTCAAATCTTTTATtcaaatcatgaataattcattagaagaattattatataatgGGACATTATATAGGGCGCTAATAATTaaggtagtaggcctaaattattcatgatttctgccttaacctcACAGGAAAAAATATAATGCAGTCCGGGAATACAAGGCTTTTATTACTGTATGGTTTGGGGTTTTTATGTtgcatattttgttattaataactTCAAGAAAGAAATGTATAATTTAACCTGATAGATTTCATGTATATATTTCTTAATACtttggtagtgatatattaaaattaaagttgTATTATTTCCATAAACTTCACTATACAAATTACTCATTATTTACTTATGCTTGGTTTCTGACGTAAGGaaacgtaaagcgtggttcccactagcgacgcaacacaaggacgtaacgcaacgcaagtgaattgaccaatcacaagcgatggtttattcgcttgtgattgctaactgtgtATAACAtctcttgtcattggttaaaacgcttgcgttgcgtttacgtccttgcgttacgttctagtgggaaccaagctttagtgattAAACCAATCGTGGATTCTTTATTCGACTTGTTTAAGTAGTAAAAGAATGTTTAGAGATCATATCATGCAccttatattttaaaaaaatatttcattaataaacagttaaataaacaaacaaaaaactctTCTTTATTTCAAATCAGTGAACAGCAAATCACTACCACTAACAGACTAAACGTTAAGAACATGATTAGGCCTATggaccgttttgattttacgaataGCTGTATAGATAAAGTGATGTATGTATCCATAATTAAGCAAAACTCAGATGACACTGCAGTTCATACACAGTAAATACAATATACTGACAATATCACTATTGTAGAttgatttttttgtaaaaagatTCAATTCCCGCCACCTCCATGTATGTCACTGCTAAAGGGTGATATTTACTAAATGTCACCTTGGTTTAGTAAATAGGTTTATCAACAGgaaatgattttaataaaatcatTACAAGCTGTTGTAGTATAACTGCCTTTTTAAAAGAACAAGTTATATTCTACCTGACGAGGATGtgttttgtataatattcaACCAAggtaaacaataacaaatgatAACAATATTGAGCTTGCATCTTAAATTTGCTTTTATtctaattaaataaaatcaacaaacGTGCTAATGTGCAAATTTTATATCAATTATCAAGTATCAAATCAGTTGTTGATTTAGAAATCAGGCAAGACAAAGCCATTACACAATCTTAACGAACACCTTAGTAGGAAGTTACTGCTGAATATAGGTTTTTGcatccagtaggcctactattacaaCGTAGAAGAGGATGTTTTTTTCACGCGACCTTTTAACGTTACTTAATTGCATAAACGTCACATGGCCAAGTTGttacaaaaaattgtttttaatttttaaggaACTGGTTTGacaatagttttaaaataaacagttttaatTGATTTGCATTGATAACTGCTTTATACTTCTCATCTTGCAACTGGTCGCAGAGCAATTCTATTCCTCACCAAACACTTGAGCAGTGAATCTACTCGGCATGCCACATTTCGGATGAGGAACTGGTAACATTTTCATCTTGATGCTACCAGACTTCTTAATCTCCCAGGTGCAAGACCTCGCCAGGCAGATGGTCACAATCTTTAGGCAGATGGTAGCGAACGATTGACCCGCACATGTGCGGACTCCACCGCCAAATGGAAGGTAATGCGAGCGGT
This DNA window, taken from Antedon mediterranea chromosome 9, ecAntMedi1.1, whole genome shotgun sequence, encodes the following:
- the LOC140058614 gene encoding uncharacterized protein — its product is MQYIQNDMLRAWVVEHLKKTIFMKAHELYVQTRCEVFLLVKQDNTKNGQYYASGELLKEFDRTGVLKSCNFERIVDGRGVGISDRQIQFGSENDDCCVEVKVSENSVSNSNPSPTPIPTGLVAQPLPVNVKNKVGPTPMQIQVVDEKGNIVPSSNLFQLQPVVNSTTTQGGSIQVLNNYVMMAKGTTPSPLTSTPINKKQASPKTKLKIILPATAAPPPPPPPPVAISRSQVSPAESLDNSNIELLKNIRGDACTEASTSQTICECGICNKTFRNPDVLRKHMNRFHTEYVGEGGAKDFPGRNDEGRFPCNVCGKTYKYHHHMKEHRQTHATIKPFICKVCDKQFHRHRELRIHQLRHTSLPKYKCAQCSKAYYTLASLKEHQHTHTGHMICCHLCGKSFGQRSSLATHLHVSHNITFKQQTEKGLLVQDGENINEEGEITPGSMLENIDSSMSECFSQLDSAKKSESEEEVLRDMQKESNNIIIKEEPLDAEYEKVMLSCSVIADESGDENQDEAAGLVVEKIQNYVKGTEDDILMEESEGDEDCDDEEGSILLTAESDGEEDDDKALEEGEISMSKECDICGKKFEHAQDMLMHRCIHFETTITHKCSYCEEVFNEASHLRVHLTTHVGAFTRQCLICGRDFTRAADVRRHLRGASCRPIKKPNLTSDIPMVTS
- the LOC140059342 gene encoding uncharacterized protein, with the protein product MSESLYTTESEYIYETVGPGLSSLTDEDSLEGRANLQPESTFTSLSSINEYENWHWEQRTKEGAEEEPKKEPVVFSQGDVMQPTLNPFLSSVGVPVYATDTNIFPSYKTQTAGDLKEEACFFEVEKRVDEEKAAVTKFNRNVYENMTTGAAENLKRSLDEDMKQMKGSIKKKIGMALDVDIPAGNNWQVIAEELNVPREAIRLWDSKNDAVPMFSPTEHMFKHLTGASDNIPTVRNLHKVCIEYERYDVVRVINEYYDLND